The Pseudomonadota bacterium genome has a window encoding:
- a CDS encoding YggT family protein has protein sequence MLLMIEILSILMNVLVTIVIVQFIIGLLIMFNVISMNNQAVSAIYSSLNMILDPILRPIRAILPDTGALDFSPLVLIIGLNILQRVLVHMALQTM, from the coding sequence ATGCTGCTAATGATAGAAATCCTGTCGATATTGATGAATGTGCTGGTGACGATTGTCATCGTCCAGTTCATCATCGGCCTGCTGATCATGTTCAATGTCATCTCGATGAACAATCAGGCAGTCTCTGCCATCTATTCCTCGCTGAACATGATACTCGACCCGATATTACGCCCGATACGCGCGATTCTCCCGGATACCGGAGCGCTGGATTTCTCTCCGCTGGTGCTCATCATCGGGCTCAATATCCTGCAGCGCGTGCTGGTGCATATGGCATTGCAGACGATGTAG
- the argB gene encoding acetylglutamate kinase: protein MTDTHHDPALLAKAETLTEALPYLQRYAGETFVVKYGGHAMGDAELARAFAEDVVLLKAVGINPVVVHGGGPQIGAMLARVGVESTFVDGLRVTDRATAEIAEMVLSGAINKELVGWIGDAGGRAIGISGKDGHFVRARKMRRTRRDPDSNIERIVDLGFVGEPEHVDPDVLEALSGADMIPVIAPIGIGDDGATYNINADTMAGAVAAAMDAARLFLLTDVPGVLDSEGALIAELDLGAVEQLTREGTISGGMIPKLETCTRAVDEGVDAAVILDGRVPHAMLLEFFTEQGIGTLIRRS, encoded by the coding sequence ATGACCGATACCCATCACGACCCGGCGCTGCTTGCCAAGGCAGAGACGCTAACCGAGGCCCTGCCCTATCTCCAGCGCTATGCCGGCGAAACCTTTGTGGTCAAATATGGCGGCCATGCCATGGGTGATGCAGAACTGGCGCGCGCCTTTGCCGAGGATGTGGTGCTGCTCAAGGCGGTTGGCATCAACCCGGTGGTGGTCCATGGCGGCGGACCGCAAATCGGGGCGATGCTGGCCCGGGTCGGCGTGGAGAGCACCTTTGTCGATGGCCTGCGCGTCACCGACAGGGCCACCGCAGAGATTGCCGAGATGGTGTTGTCCGGCGCGATCAACAAGGAGCTGGTCGGGTGGATTGGCGATGCCGGCGGCCGCGCCATCGGCATCAGCGGCAAGGACGGCCATTTTGTTCGCGCCCGCAAGATGCGCCGCACCCGCCGCGACCCCGACAGCAATATCGAGCGCATTGTCGATCTTGGCTTTGTCGGTGAACCGGAGCATGTCGACCCGGATGTGCTCGAAGCGTTGAGCGGTGCCGATATGATCCCGGTAATCGCACCGATCGGCATTGGCGATGATGGCGCCACCTACAATATCAATGCCGATACTATGGCCGGAGCTGTCGCGGCGGCAATGGATGCTGCACGACTTTTCCTGCTGACCGATGTGCCCGGCGTGCTCGACAGCGAGGGCGCGCTGATAGCCGAACTGGATCTGGGCGCAGTGGAGCAACTGACCCGGGAAGGCACTATCAGCGGTGGCATGATCCCCAAGCTGGAAACCTGCACCAGAGCGGTGGATGAGGGTGTCGATGCCGCTGTCATTCTCGATGGGCGGGTGCCGCACGCCATGTTGCTGGAATTCTTTACCGAACAGGGCATAGGCACGCTGATACGCCGATCCTGA
- a CDS encoding queuosine precursor transporter, with amino-acid sequence MSDQATAATPAATTASPSSANGAIPRSLFAFSVFYGGMVCLAGILANKQVTLGPLEVEAGIFAFIILVMLSSAVAELHGRAAANKLVAFGFAPLIFSIILTLFVLALPEAENDPVRLEAFNTIMMATPRIWIAGIAAYGVGQFLNVYLFSRLTAATGNWIALRGVIAGVLSQLVDTIIFITGSFYGEFPIMDLLVGQAIAKVVLAMIVVPLLIVFIVRLGKRIDAA; translated from the coding sequence ATGAGTGACCAAGCAACAGCCGCAACACCTGCTGCAACCACAGCATCGCCTTCATCCGCGAATGGAGCAATTCCGCGCTCGCTCTTTGCCTTTTCGGTATTCTATGGCGGCATGGTGTGCCTTGCCGGCATACTCGCCAACAAGCAGGTGACCCTTGGCCCGCTCGAAGTAGAGGCCGGTATCTTTGCTTTTATCATTCTCGTCATGCTCTCCAGCGCGGTAGCCGAACTGCATGGCCGGGCAGCAGCCAACAAGCTAGTGGCATTCGGCTTTGCACCACTGATCTTCTCGATCATCCTGACGCTTTTCGTACTCGCACTTCCGGAAGCGGAGAATGATCCTGTGCGGCTCGAAGCCTTCAACACCATCATGATGGCCACACCGCGTATCTGGATAGCCGGAATTGCAGCCTATGGTGTCGGCCAGTTCCTCAACGTTTACCTTTTCTCCCGGCTAACGGCAGCGACCGGCAACTGGATCGCATTGCGCGGGGTTATCGCCGGTGTATTGTCGCAGCTTGTCGATACCATCATCTTTATCACCGGCTCATTTTATGGCGAGTTCCCTATCATGGACCTTCTTGTCGGCCAAGCCATCGCCAAGGTCGTGCTGGCGATGATCGTAGTCCCGCTGCTGATCGTGTTCATCGTCAGGCTGGGCAAAAGGATTGACGCGGCATGA
- a CDS encoding NupC/NupG family nucleoside CNT transporter — MTGPLLSLAGMVLILGIALLLSHNRRHIRLRVVAAAFGLQAGIALLVLYVPAGKAVIQGMANGVSQLLSYAAAGTNFIFGPLATPEIGGNSFAIAALPVIIFFSSLVSILYYLRIMQLVIKWVGGAIEKVTGISKVESLCAAANIFVGQSESPLVIRPYLASLTPAQLFTVMSVGMAGVAGTILAAYAAMGIRIDYLLAAAFMSAPGGIVMAKIIMPDDPQDLADAPPLALDVEYEEETPANLIMAASMGAQTGVKLAVMVGAMVLAFVALVAMANGILGGVGGWFGYPDLSFQEIVGYIFAPIMYLIGVPWEEALQAGGLFGTKVVLNEFVAFIDLGNASGLSPASVAIVTFALCGFANLSSIAIQMAVTGGLAPNQRPMIAKMGLKALAAGSLANLMSAALAGLFLSLG; from the coding sequence ATGACAGGACCGCTGCTCTCGCTGGCCGGGATGGTGCTGATTCTCGGCATAGCCTTGCTGCTGTCGCATAATCGCCGCCATATCCGGTTGCGCGTTGTCGCCGCCGCTTTCGGGCTGCAGGCCGGGATTGCGCTGCTGGTGCTCTATGTGCCGGCGGGCAAGGCAGTGATCCAGGGCATGGCCAATGGGGTCTCGCAGCTTCTGAGCTATGCCGCTGCCGGGACGAACTTCATCTTCGGTCCGCTGGCGACGCCGGAGATTGGCGGCAACAGCTTCGCCATTGCTGCATTGCCGGTGATTATCTTTTTCTCCTCGCTGGTGTCGATCCTCTATTATCTCAGGATCATGCAGCTGGTGATCAAATGGGTCGGGGGCGCGATCGAGAAAGTCACCGGCATCTCCAAGGTGGAATCGCTGTGCGCTGCCGCGAATATCTTTGTTGGCCAGTCCGAATCTCCGCTGGTGATTCGTCCCTATCTTGCCAGCCTGACTCCGGCGCAGCTGTTCACCGTGATGAGCGTCGGCATGGCCGGTGTCGCCGGCACCATCCTCGCCGCCTATGCTGCGATGGGTATTCGCATCGATTATCTGCTGGCCGCAGCCTTTATGTCGGCGCCGGGCGGTATCGTCATGGCCAAGATCATCATGCCCGACGACCCGCAGGACCTGGCCGATGCGCCGCCGCTGGCGCTGGATGTCGAATATGAGGAGGAGACGCCGGCCAATCTCATCATGGCGGCCAGCATGGGGGCGCAGACAGGGGTCAAGCTGGCGGTCATGGTCGGGGCCATGGTGCTGGCCTTTGTCGCGCTCGTCGCGATGGCCAATGGGATATTGGGCGGGGTCGGCGGCTGGTTCGGTTATCCCGATCTCAGTTTTCAGGAGATTGTCGGCTATATTTTTGCGCCGATCATGTATCTGATCGGTGTGCCCTGGGAAGAGGCGCTGCAGGCCGGTGGCCTGTTCGGCACCAAGGTGGTTCTCAACGAATTTGTCGCCTTTATCGATCTCGGCAATGCGAGCGGACTGTCACCGGCATCGGTGGCGATTGTCACCTTTGCTCTATGTGGTTTCGCCAATCTCTCATCGATTGCGATCCAGATGGCGGTCACAGGGGGGCTTGCCCCCAATCAGCGTCCGATGATTGCAAAAATGGGGCTGAAGGCGCTGGCAGCGGGATCACTCGCCAATCTGATGAGCGCTGCGCTGGCGGGGTTGTTCCTGTCACTGGGCTAG
- a CDS encoding TetR/AcrR family transcriptional regulator, protein MSESVRTSEKPDRKVLKAARILAAAERILRHGSGELEMSQVASKAGVSVGLAYHYFGSKSGMLAAIIHAFYDRYNAVVNQYIDPDIRWGVRERERLQAAIEFLYADPMAPVILGRMAHTNQVAAVESSRHEEMIEMATRNIASGIKRGDIGQHIDPAIAGAAITGAMRSAIMHAMAMEPRPAAEKLTHQLWGMITGALDLERS, encoded by the coding sequence ATGAGCGAAAGCGTCAGAACCAGTGAGAAGCCCGATCGCAAGGTGCTAAAGGCCGCGCGGATATTGGCCGCTGCGGAACGGATATTGCGTCATGGCAGCGGCGAACTCGAGATGAGCCAGGTAGCCAGCAAAGCCGGTGTTTCGGTCGGCCTCGCCTATCATTATTTCGGTTCCAAATCGGGGATGCTGGCGGCAATCATCCATGCCTTTTATGATCGCTATAATGCGGTGGTGAACCAGTATATCGACCCGGATATCCGCTGGGGCGTGCGCGAACGCGAGCGCCTGCAGGCAGCCATAGAGTTTCTCTATGCAGACCCGATGGCACCGGTAATTTTGGGCCGCATGGCACACACCAACCAGGTGGCTGCGGTCGAATCCTCACGCCATGAAGAGATGATCGAGATGGCCACCCGCAATATTGCGTCCGGCATCAAGCGTGGCGATATCGGTCAGCATATCGACCCCGCCATCGCCGGCGCAGCGATCACCGGCGCGATGCGCAGCGCGATCATGCACGCCATGGCCATGGAGCCGAGACCGGCTGCGGAGAAGCTAACGCATCAGCTCTGGGGCATGATCACCGGCGCGCTGGATCTGGAGCGATCGTGA
- a CDS encoding SRPBCC family protein produces the protein MMTIEHPQLHNALKKLIDLKQQKSAFLDQSTATNPVEYYTSSEWFARERQAIFRALPRMMAHKSELPQAGSFLRRDMAGLPLLLTRDGDGQVHAFLNVCRHRGTRLVDDMSGCRKRFSCPYHAWTWDNLGKLIGVPHGDQGFPDMNRDDFGLKRLPAVESHGWIWVSPVEGVALDIEAYLEGLGGDFHWFGADDLRLLHSDESVRPVNWKILVEGGIEAYHFKIVHRKTIGPHFNDNLSSHELFGPHLRSVLPRTSITKLPQQPENDWDVRAHSNILYSVFPESQLLLLQDHLAWIQMEPLAPDSTRVRISTLARVGEELSWDEERHWQENHRITSVTLDEDFAIGESIQSGLKSGANDHVTFGRFEGALDKFNRLVRNMVEQAERG, from the coding sequence ATGATGACCATTGAGCATCCGCAGCTGCACAATGCGCTGAAGAAGTTGATCGACCTTAAGCAGCAGAAATCCGCTTTTCTTGACCAAAGCACCGCAACCAACCCGGTTGAATACTATACCAGCAGCGAATGGTTTGCCCGTGAGCGGCAGGCTATTTTCCGCGCACTGCCGCGGATGATGGCGCATAAAAGCGAGTTGCCGCAGGCGGGATCCTTCCTGCGCCGTGATATGGCGGGCCTGCCTCTGCTGTTGACGCGTGATGGTGACGGACAGGTGCACGCTTTTCTCAATGTCTGCCGCCATCGCGGCACCCGGCTGGTCGACGATATGTCCGGCTGCAGGAAACGTTTTTCCTGTCCCTATCACGCCTGGACATGGGATAATCTGGGCAAGTTGATCGGCGTACCGCATGGCGATCAGGGCTTTCCCGATATGAACCGCGATGATTTTGGCCTGAAGCGTTTGCCGGCTGTCGAGAGCCATGGCTGGATCTGGGTGTCGCCGGTTGAAGGAGTTGCGCTGGATATCGAAGCCTATCTTGAAGGACTTGGGGGCGATTTCCACTGGTTCGGTGCCGATGATCTGCGGCTGCTGCACAGCGACGAATCGGTGCGCCCGGTCAACTGGAAGATATTGGTCGAGGGCGGCATAGAGGCCTATCATTTCAAGATCGTCCATCGCAAAACCATCGGGCCACATTTCAATGACAATCTGTCGAGCCATGAACTGTTCGGCCCGCATTTGCGCTCGGTTCTGCCGCGCACCTCGATCACGAAATTGCCCCAACAGCCGGAAAATGACTGGGATGTACGCGCGCACAGCAATATCCTCTATTCTGTCTTCCCGGAGAGCCAGTTGCTGTTGCTGCAGGACCATCTGGCGTGGATCCAGATGGAACCGCTGGCACCGGACAGCACCCGGGTGCGGATCAGCACATTGGCCCGGGTGGGTGAGGAGCTGAGCTGGGATGAAGAGCGGCACTGGCAGGAAAATCACAGGATCACATCGGTGACGCTGGATGAGGATTTCGCCATTGGCGAGAGCATCCAGTCCGGCCTCAAATCCGGCGCCAATGATCATGTGACCTTTGGCCGCTTTGAAGGCGCGCTCGATAAATTCAACCGGCTGGTGCGCAATATGGTAGAACAGGCCGAGAGAGGATGA